A single genomic interval of Amycolatopsis albispora harbors:
- a CDS encoding DUF2470 domain-containing protein — MTEPTTTTRRPPAPNPAERAKTIASRDCPATLVPSVDRVEPGEGRVVPVLHHVHASGSVSLLLPDGHPLVEAAAETQRGEFGVMLELADHAPVPLREPIRGLLWITGFLRPLDPPAARARAVAIAADRPDHRLLDVNHGLTMLRLTPASLVLADADGTHSLRPHMFSAATPDPFHDYEARWLQHLETEHADVVEQLGRHLPEELRGGVIRPLGLDRHGLRLRVESPAGDHDVRLAFSQPVDSPPQLAVEIRRLVGCPFFSER; from the coding sequence TTGACCGAGCCCACGACGACCACGCGCCGTCCGCCGGCGCCGAATCCCGCCGAGCGCGCCAAAACCATCGCGTCGCGGGACTGCCCGGCGACGCTGGTCCCGTCGGTGGACCGTGTCGAGCCCGGTGAGGGCCGGGTGGTGCCGGTGCTGCACCACGTGCACGCCAGCGGCAGCGTCAGCCTGCTCCTGCCCGACGGACATCCGCTGGTGGAAGCCGCAGCGGAGACACAGCGCGGCGAGTTCGGGGTGATGCTCGAACTCGCCGACCACGCCCCGGTGCCGCTGCGCGAGCCGATCCGCGGCCTGCTCTGGATCACCGGGTTCCTGCGCCCGCTGGACCCGCCCGCCGCGCGGGCGCGGGCGGTGGCGATCGCCGCCGACCGGCCGGACCACCGGCTGCTCGACGTCAACCACGGGCTCACCATGCTGCGCCTGACCCCGGCGTCGCTGGTGCTCGCCGACGCCGACGGCACGCACTCGCTGCGGCCGCACATGTTCAGCGCGGCCACGCCCGATCCGTTCCACGACTACGAGGCACGCTGGCTCCAGCACCTGGAGACCGAGCACGCCGACGTGGTCGAGCAGCTGGGCAGGCACCTGCCGGAGGAGCTGCGCGGCGGGGTCATCCGGCCGCTCGGGCTCGACCGGCACGGGCTGCGCCTGCGGGTCGAGTCCCCGGCGGGCGACCACGACGTGCGGCTGGCGTTCTCGCAGCCAGTGGACAGCCCGCCGCAGTTGGCCGTGGAAATCCGGCGGCTGGTCGGCTGCCCGTTCTTCTCCGAGCGCTAG
- a CDS encoding PPOX class F420-dependent oxidoreductase — translation MPRTIATNTPVERAGLLEFLRPRHHGILTTRRADGSPQLSPVTCGVDDEGRIVIATYPQRAKVRNLRRDRRASMCVLSDEWNGAWVQVDGTAEVLDLPESVEPLVDYFRAISGEHPDWDEYREAMREQGKSLIRLTIERWGPIATGGFPPELA, via the coding sequence ATGCCACGGACCATCGCCACGAACACCCCGGTCGAGCGCGCCGGACTGCTCGAATTCCTGCGCCCGCGTCACCACGGCATCCTGACCACGCGCCGCGCCGACGGCAGCCCGCAGCTGTCGCCGGTGACCTGCGGGGTGGACGACGAAGGCCGCATCGTGATCGCCACGTATCCGCAGCGGGCGAAGGTGCGCAACCTCCGCCGCGACCGGCGCGCGTCGATGTGCGTGCTGTCCGACGAGTGGAACGGCGCCTGGGTGCAGGTCGACGGCACGGCCGAGGTGCTCGACCTGCCCGAGTCGGTGGAGCCGCTGGTCGACTACTTCCGCGCGATCTCGGGCGAGCACCCCGACTGGGACGAGTACCGCGAAGCCATGCGCGAGCAGGGCAAGTCGCTGATCCGGCTGACCATCGAGCGCTGGGGCCCGATCGCCACCGGCGGCTTCCCGCCCGAACTCGCCTAG
- a CDS encoding CPBP family intramembrane glutamic endopeptidase → MRSWLISDRPAFPEVVTDPAQRRVLKFELLVVFGITLGLSGARSLLSLLDSLLRPEPLNEQQVALNVPQAATGLIDLLKQVLSATQLIGWGALGVYLLYRGGMKLAEVGLDRTRPRRDLLWGAGLTALIGIPGLALYFVGWQLGFNLAVQPSTLTESWWRPITLTLSAFGNAFAEEVLVVGYLLTRLRQLGWRENSSLFAAAVLRGSYHLYQGLGGFVGNLVMGLVFGRLWQKTNRLWPLVVAHTLLDVVAFVGYALLRGKVSFLP, encoded by the coding sequence ATGCGCTCCTGGTTGATCAGCGACCGCCCGGCCTTTCCCGAGGTGGTCACCGACCCGGCCCAACGCCGGGTGCTGAAGTTCGAGCTGCTGGTCGTCTTCGGCATCACGCTCGGGCTGTCCGGGGCGAGGAGCCTGCTGTCCCTGCTGGACTCGCTGCTGCGCCCGGAACCGCTCAACGAGCAGCAGGTGGCGCTCAACGTGCCGCAGGCCGCGACCGGGCTGATCGACCTGCTCAAGCAGGTGCTGAGCGCGACCCAGCTGATCGGCTGGGGCGCGCTCGGCGTCTACCTGCTCTACCGCGGCGGCATGAAGCTGGCCGAGGTCGGCCTCGACCGGACGCGCCCGCGCCGCGACCTGCTCTGGGGTGCCGGGCTGACCGCGCTGATCGGCATCCCGGGGCTCGCGCTGTACTTCGTCGGCTGGCAGCTCGGGTTCAACCTGGCCGTGCAGCCGTCCACGCTGACCGAGTCGTGGTGGCGGCCGATCACCCTGACGCTTTCGGCGTTCGGCAACGCCTTCGCCGAAGAGGTGCTGGTGGTCGGCTACCTGCTGACCCGGCTGCGGCAGCTCGGCTGGCGGGAGAACTCCAGCCTGTTCGCCGCCGCCGTGCTGCGTGGTTCGTACCACCTGTACCAGGGCCTCGGCGGGTTCGTCGGGAACCTGGTGATGGGGCTGGTGTTCGGCAGGCTGTGGCAGAAGACGAACCGGCTGTGGCCGCTGGTGGTCGCGCACACGCTGCTCGACGTGGTGGCCTTCGTGGGGTACGCGCTGCTCCGGGGCAAGGTCTCCTTCCTGCCCTAG
- a CDS encoding DUF899 family protein has protein sequence MSNARPPVVDLVTWQAARDELLAREKAHTREGDAIAAARRRLPMVEFDGTVEVVGANGPVPFLDLFEGRDELLLYQHMWHDGAPHQGQCEGCTNMAWHLRDAVYLNARGVSFAIVTTGRWEEVAPFVEFMGYTQPWYSVRDVPAPVGGEMGCVSSFLRDGDRTFLTYSTTGRGLEVANGSFGLLDLTPYGRGEAWEDKPDGWPEGDVPCWYWRSAADGTATWGPTSRPVAQWTRPGATPVETLGRQGDCH, from the coding sequence GTGTCGAACGCACGACCGCCCGTGGTCGACCTGGTCACCTGGCAGGCCGCCCGCGACGAGCTGCTGGCCCGCGAGAAGGCCCACACCCGCGAGGGCGACGCCATCGCCGCGGCCCGCCGCCGCCTGCCGATGGTGGAGTTCGACGGCACCGTCGAGGTGGTCGGCGCCAACGGCCCCGTGCCGTTCCTCGACCTGTTCGAAGGCCGTGACGAACTCCTGCTCTACCAGCACATGTGGCACGACGGCGCGCCGCACCAGGGCCAGTGCGAGGGCTGCACCAACATGGCCTGGCACCTGCGGGACGCGGTGTACCTCAACGCCCGCGGCGTCTCGTTCGCCATCGTCACCACCGGCCGCTGGGAGGAGGTGGCGCCCTTCGTGGAGTTCATGGGCTACACCCAGCCCTGGTACTCGGTGCGTGACGTGCCCGCGCCGGTCGGCGGCGAGATGGGCTGCGTCTCCAGCTTCCTGCGCGACGGCGACCGCACCTTCCTCACCTACTCCACCACGGGCCGCGGCCTCGAAGTGGCCAACGGGTCCTTCGGCCTGCTCGACCTGACGCCGTACGGCCGTGGTGAGGCCTGGGAGGACAAGCCGGACGGCTGGCCCGAGGGCGACGTGCCGTGCTGGTACTGGCGTTCGGCCGCGGACGGGACCGCCACCTGGGGCCCGACCAGCCGTCCCGTGGCGCAGTGGACACGACCCGGCGCGACCCCGGTGGAAACGCTCGGCCGCCAGGGCGACTGCCACTAG
- a CDS encoding DM13 domain-containing protein, which translates to MSRKKKILLAALGLGLVVAAAGLWAFQPWKAFTRSTVDEALPVAPVAVATAPPAETTSVETTVTPPKPPEPRDLATGEFVSQEHDTSGKARVVDLGDGNRVLRLEGFSTSDGPDVHVWLSQATAGGEWGKYDDGAVVKLGKIKATDGNQNYAIPADAELTGLRSVVIWCDRFNVAFGSAPLAL; encoded by the coding sequence ATGTCGCGCAAGAAGAAGATCCTGCTGGCCGCGCTCGGGCTCGGGCTGGTGGTGGCCGCCGCCGGGCTGTGGGCGTTCCAGCCGTGGAAGGCGTTCACCCGCAGCACGGTGGACGAGGCGCTGCCCGTGGCGCCGGTGGCCGTGGCCACCGCACCTCCGGCCGAAACCACGTCCGTCGAAACCACGGTGACTCCGCCGAAGCCGCCCGAACCCCGTGACCTGGCCACCGGCGAGTTCGTCAGCCAGGAACACGACACCAGCGGCAAGGCACGCGTGGTGGACCTCGGCGACGGCAACCGCGTGCTGCGCCTGGAGGGCTTCTCCACCTCCGACGGCCCGGACGTGCACGTGTGGCTCAGCCAGGCCACCGCGGGTGGCGAATGGGGCAAGTACGACGACGGTGCCGTGGTCAAGCTCGGCAAGATCAAGGCAACCGACGGCAACCAGAACTACGCCATTCCGGCCGACGCCGAGCTGACCGGCCTGCGCAGCGTGGTCATCTGGTGCGACCGGTTCAACGTCGCGTTCGGCTCCGCGCCACTGGCCCTCTGA
- a CDS encoding arginine deiminase, translating into MESEVGPLRSVLLHRPGAELKRLTPRNNDQLLFDSIPWVDRAQEEHDAFAEVLRGRGVEVLLLPELLRSALDDPRAHAAGVHAAVDDRRLGAELADVLRSHLSSVDSVALAEVLMAGMTFEELPAAEGASLVRKMNHPRDFAVDPLPNLLFTRDSSAWIADRVAISSLTMPARRRETAVLDLVYAYHPRFRQAARAYGAHSAPIEGGDVMLLAPGVVAIGVGERTSAAGAESLARSVFADNLAHTVLAVPIEQSRATMHLDTVCTMVNTDAVVMYPLARDSLVAYTLYTGDDGALRVDGPEPFLTAAAKAMDIDRLRVIDTGLDPVTAEREQWDDGNNTLAVAPGVVVGYERNVETNERLEAAGIEVLRIAGSELGSGRGGPRCMSCPVVRDSLR; encoded by the coding sequence GTGGAAAGCGAGGTCGGCCCACTGCGCTCGGTCCTGCTGCACCGCCCGGGCGCCGAGCTGAAGCGCCTCACGCCGCGCAACAACGACCAGCTCCTGTTCGACTCGATTCCGTGGGTGGACCGCGCCCAGGAGGAGCACGACGCCTTCGCCGAGGTGCTGCGCGGGCGCGGGGTCGAGGTGCTGCTGCTGCCCGAGCTGCTGCGCAGCGCGCTGGACGACCCGCGCGCGCACGCCGCCGGGGTGCACGCCGCGGTGGACGACCGCAGGCTCGGCGCCGAGCTGGCCGACGTGCTCCGGTCCCATCTGTCCTCTGTGGACTCGGTGGCGCTGGCCGAGGTGCTGATGGCCGGAATGACCTTCGAGGAACTGCCCGCCGCCGAGGGCGCTTCGCTGGTCCGGAAAATGAACCACCCGCGTGATTTCGCCGTCGACCCGCTGCCGAACCTGTTATTCACCCGTGATTCTTCGGCGTGGATCGCCGACCGCGTCGCCATTTCCTCGCTGACCATGCCAGCCCGCCGCCGGGAAACCGCGGTGCTCGACCTGGTTTACGCCTACCACCCGCGATTCCGGCAGGCCGCGCGTGCCTACGGCGCGCATTCCGCGCCCATCGAAGGCGGCGACGTGATGCTGCTGGCGCCGGGCGTGGTGGCGATCGGCGTCGGGGAACGGACTTCCGCGGCGGGCGCGGAATCGCTGGCGCGCTCGGTGTTCGCCGACAACCTCGCGCACACCGTGCTGGCGGTGCCGATCGAGCAGTCGCGCGCCACCATGCACCTGGACACCGTCTGCACGATGGTGAACACCGACGCGGTGGTGATGTACCCGCTGGCCAGGGATTCGCTGGTGGCGTACACGCTGTACACCGGCGACGACGGCGCGCTGCGGGTGGACGGGCCGGAGCCGTTCCTGACCGCGGCGGCCAAGGCGATGGACATCGACCGGCTGCGGGTGATCGACACCGGCCTCGACCCGGTGACCGCGGAACGCGAGCAGTGGGACGACGGGAACAACACGCTCGCCGTGGCGCCGGGTGTGGTGGTCGGCTACGAGCGGAACGTGGAGACGAACGAACGGCTGGAGGCGGCGGGCATCGAGGTGCTGCGGATCGCCGGCTCCGAACTCGGCTCCGGCCGCGGCGGGCCGCGCTGCATGTCGTGCCCGGTGGTGCGGGACTCGCTGCGGTGA
- a CDS encoding ferritin encodes MALTKKNPRSKFYELLQQQVHNEFNASQQYIALAVWFENEDLPQLAKHFFRQANEERNHALALVQYMLDTDHHVEIPGTGEVRNDFSEVHELIELALAQEKEVAADIKTLAKAARDEDDYISEQFVQWFLKEQVEEISAMSTLLTIVQRANGNMFEVENWLARESVGDGGDDPLMPPVAGGAI; translated from the coding sequence ATGGCCCTCACCAAGAAGAATCCGCGTTCGAAGTTCTACGAGCTGCTCCAGCAGCAGGTGCACAACGAGTTCAACGCCTCGCAGCAGTACATCGCGCTGGCGGTCTGGTTCGAGAACGAGGACCTGCCGCAGCTGGCGAAGCACTTCTTCCGGCAGGCGAACGAGGAGCGCAACCACGCCCTCGCGCTCGTGCAGTACATGCTGGACACCGACCACCACGTCGAGATCCCCGGCACCGGGGAGGTCCGCAACGACTTCTCCGAGGTGCACGAGCTGATCGAACTCGCCCTCGCGCAGGAGAAGGAGGTCGCGGCCGACATCAAGACGCTGGCCAAGGCCGCCCGCGACGAGGACGACTACATCTCCGAGCAGTTCGTCCAGTGGTTCCTCAAGGAGCAGGTCGAGGAGATCTCCGCGATGTCCACCCTGCTCACCATCGTCCAGCGCGCCAACGGGAACATGTTCGAGGTGGAGAACTGGCTCGCCCGCGAATCGGTCGGCGACGGCGGCGACGACCCGCTGATGCCCCCGGTGGCCGGCGGCGCCATCTGA
- a CDS encoding SigE family RNA polymerase sigma factor: MSGDLVDFEEFVTANLPGLMRYGHALTGNPHDAADLVQTVLEKIGSRWTHVQRKTGDPMAYIRRSMANAHISRWRRTKRENLVADIPDARPYEHADPFEHEPLWQALRALPPRQRAVVVLRYYEGLSEAEIAASLGVSQGTVKSQASKALASLRVKLKPAVEGSGGREAG; this comes from the coding sequence GTGTCGGGCGACCTCGTTGACTTCGAGGAGTTCGTCACGGCCAACCTGCCCGGGCTGATGCGCTACGGGCACGCGCTGACCGGCAATCCGCACGACGCCGCCGACCTGGTCCAGACGGTGCTGGAGAAGATCGGCTCCCGCTGGACCCACGTGCAGCGCAAGACCGGCGACCCGATGGCCTACATCCGGCGCTCGATGGCCAACGCGCACATCAGCCGGTGGCGGCGGACCAAGCGGGAGAACCTGGTCGCCGACATCCCGGACGCCCGGCCGTACGAGCACGCCGACCCGTTCGAGCACGAGCCGCTGTGGCAGGCGTTGCGCGCGCTGCCGCCGAGGCAACGCGCCGTGGTGGTGCTGCGTTACTACGAGGGACTGTCCGAAGCGGAGATCGCGGCCTCGCTCGGGGTCAGCCAGGGCACGGTGAAAAGCCAGGCCAGCAAGGCTCTCGCGTCCCTGCGCGTGAAGCTGAAGCCGGCGGTGGAAGGCAGCGGAGGGAGGGAAGCGGGATGA
- a CDS encoding DUF952 domain-containing protein: MLLHICSKQDWESSEGAYRAPSLDDAGFIHCSDPGTAHLPADALYAGRTDLVLLEIDPARLDVPLRWEDGDPPHPAGVRFPHVYGPIPREAVVAVHEFPPGPDGRFHLPPAIANR; encoded by the coding sequence ATGCTGCTGCACATCTGCTCGAAGCAGGACTGGGAGTCGAGCGAGGGCGCCTATCGCGCGCCCTCGCTCGATGACGCCGGCTTCATCCACTGCTCCGACCCGGGGACCGCGCACCTGCCCGCGGACGCCCTCTACGCCGGGCGCACCGACCTCGTGCTGCTGGAGATCGACCCGGCTCGCCTCGACGTGCCGCTGCGCTGGGAGGACGGCGACCCGCCGCACCCGGCCGGCGTCCGGTTCCCGCACGTCTACGGCCCGATCCCGCGCGAAGCCGTGGTCGCGGTGCACGAGTTCCCGCCCGGCCCGGACGGCCGCTTCCACCTGCCACCGGCCATCGCGAACCGGTAA